A single genomic interval of Malania oleifera isolate guangnan ecotype guangnan chromosome 13, ASM2987363v1, whole genome shotgun sequence harbors:
- the LOC131145854 gene encoding uncharacterized protein LOC131145854, translated as MPIHGQSSGPPPFTSEKPPHVTPPFIPVVTGMGMPSSEIAGVGTSKTMTEYRCDELEERLRPIEGTRTASTARPSDYCLVPNVVLPPKFKMPDFENFDRTTCPQTHLRMYCQSMATYTDNEKLMIHCFRSRLTGTAARWMSLSEMEKKPTEAFREYAHRWRDTATQVDPPVSYREAISMFVGTLKDPYHSHLVGSTPHNFMDIVAAGDRMEADVKA; from the exons ATGCCAATTCATGGGCAATCTTCTGGTCCGCCCCCATTCACCTCGGAGAAACCTCCGCATGTCACGCCACCTTTTATCCCGGTAGTGACAGGAATGGGGATGCCCTCATCAGAAATTGCGGGTGTAGGCACAAGCAAGACCATGACGGAATACCGTTGTGACGAGCTGGAAGAACGGCTAAGGCCCATAGAGGGGACTCGGACCGCCAGTACCGCCAGACCCTCAGATTACTGCCTAGTGCCTAATGTAGTCCTTCCTCCAAAGTTTAAGATGCCAGACTTTGAGAATTTTGACCGGACCACATGCCCTCAGACCCACCTCCGGATGTATTGTCAGTCGATGGCCACCTATACCGATAATGAGAAGTTGATGATCCATTGTTTTCGAAGCAGACTTACCGGGACAGCGGCTAGATG GATGTCTCTTTCTGAAATGGAGAAAAAGCCAACAGAAGCTTTCAGGGAGTATGCACACCGTTGGAGAGACACAGCCACTCAAGTGGACCCTCCGGTCAGCTACCGTGAGGCGATATCGATGTTCGTAGGGACGTTAAAAGATCCCTACCATTCACATCTGGTAGGGTCCACCCCTCataacttcatggacattgtggcGGCAGGGGATAGAATGGAAGCCGACGTCAAAGCTTGA